One segment of Bradyrhizobium sp. WD16 DNA contains the following:
- a CDS encoding LamB/YcsF family protein gives MTTIDLNCDLGEGFGAWPMGNDEAMLTLATSANVACGFHAGDPDIMRRTVELAKANGVSIGAHPGYRDLHGFGRRPIPGLSAAEIENLVAYQIGALQAVAALAGHRVTHVKAHGALSNVGCADDMTARAIAAAIKAVDRSLVFVVLPNSALARAGEAAGLTMVSEVFADRAYEDDASLMSRKKPGAVLHDADAIAARVVRMVQDRAITAASGKIIKVPIDTVCIHGDTPGAVDIAKTIRAALASAGIAVAPFAGA, from the coding sequence ATGACGACCATCGACCTCAATTGCGATCTCGGCGAAGGGTTCGGCGCCTGGCCGATGGGCAATGACGAAGCCATGCTGACGCTTGCCACCTCCGCCAATGTGGCCTGCGGCTTCCATGCCGGCGATCCCGACATCATGCGCCGCACCGTCGAACTGGCGAAGGCAAACGGCGTCAGCATCGGCGCCCATCCCGGCTATCGCGACCTCCACGGCTTCGGCCGCCGCCCGATCCCGGGGCTGAGCGCCGCGGAAATCGAAAACCTCGTCGCCTATCAGATCGGCGCGCTGCAGGCGGTCGCGGCGCTGGCCGGTCACCGCGTCACCCATGTGAAGGCCCACGGCGCCCTGTCCAATGTCGGCTGCGCCGACGACATGACGGCGCGGGCGATTGCCGCGGCGATCAAGGCGGTCGACCGCAGCCTCGTCTTCGTCGTGCTGCCGAATTCGGCGCTGGCCCGCGCCGGTGAAGCCGCCGGGCTGACCATGGTCAGCGAGGTCTTCGCCGACCGCGCCTATGAGGACGACGCCTCGCTGATGTCGCGCAAGAAGCCGGGCGCGGTGCTGCATGATGCCGACGCCATCGCTGCCCGGGTGGTGCGCATGGTGCAGGATCGCGCCATCACCGCCGCCTCCGGCAAGATCATCAAGGTGCCGATCGACACCGTCTGCATCCATGGCGACACGCCGGGGGCGGTCGACATCGCCAAAACCATCCGCGCCGCCCTCGCCAGTGCGGGGATTGCGGTGGCTCCTTTCGCAGGGGCGTGA